In Candidatus Amarolinea dominans, one genomic interval encodes:
- a CDS encoding CAP domain-containing protein — translation MLELINADRRTEGLNPVIWDTQAAQIGAAHALEMASSGYLSHWNLQGYGPDVRYSLSGGTDAVMENVYLYEYRYDDGRPAPITDWPLVIRAAHTALMESPGHRANTLDPSHTHVGIGIAYYATTGNVRIAQEFVNRYVKLDSMPRTARLGDSVDVKGTLLAGASKPVINLAYETFPQTRTVDALRNATDLTYQSPAEVVDITNPTITGGQFAARVKLASERGAGLYHIRLWITTSRDANALAADVIIRVQ, via the coding sequence ATGCTGGAGTTAATCAACGCTGATCGCCGCACCGAAGGTCTGAACCCGGTCATCTGGGACACCCAGGCCGCTCAGATAGGCGCTGCTCATGCCCTGGAAATGGCGTCGTCCGGTTATTTGAGCCATTGGAATTTACAGGGCTACGGCCCCGACGTACGGTACAGCCTGTCTGGTGGAACTGATGCCGTGATGGAGAATGTGTACCTGTATGAGTATCGCTATGACGACGGCCGACCGGCGCCCATTACTGATTGGCCGCTAGTGATCCGGGCTGCTCATACCGCCTTGATGGAAAGTCCGGGTCATCGTGCTAACACTCTCGACCCATCCCATACGCATGTAGGAATCGGTATCGCCTATTATGCAACAACCGGAAATGTGCGTATCGCCCAGGAATTCGTCAACCGCTATGTCAAACTCGACTCGATGCCGAGAACGGCCCGGCTTGGCGACAGCGTAGATGTGAAGGGTACCCTGTTGGCGGGCGCCAGTAAACCAGTGATCAACCTGGCTTATGAGACATTCCCGCAGACGCGGACCGTGGATGCTCTGCGCAATGCCACAGATTTGACATACCAATCACCGGCTGAAGTAGTTGATATCACCAACCCAACCATCACTGGGGGGCAGTTCGCGGCGCGTGTCAAGCTGGCAAGTGAACGCGGCGCCGGGTTGTATCACATAAGGTTATGGATTACCACAAGTCGTGATGCAAACGCGCTTGCCGCCGATGTCATCATCAGGGTACAGTAA
- a CDS encoding SidA/IucD/PvdA family monooxygenase, whose protein sequence is MSRVAIVGDGPAALITMGILCHYGLPPDAITVYGNSPFPLATLTRFARAVDQVHMRSESSGHLAPVEPPGLALTDAWQRKSPWPLLASLFDRYTPTLDLLNQHAATLAARLGLDDHRVATRVAALYPGDGSDQEFVLVDRSGECVGRARHVILALGNAGLAWPAWAAAWRGHQAVTHAYEGATFQPGERVVVIGGGMAAAHLWVKALLAGARVTSVLRRPHHRQHLVAPRDLLSAVGIEAYQRLSPVERTAVLTDLGHGTFPWRWAWERLWWQAQRRGLMTTRQDEVVRLEETGSRQSGGRLRVELAGGGALEADRLVCATGFVADAAAHPLVAALAACQGVPVVDGRLLVSDTFRLAQLNRPGQACGVVGVLARWALPVAGYICRYEIRCAASGAPNWIGRLSMYFSLNGRWHTRLLTLVGPFCLTWGMATAHGDRDYWLLFVLMVVLGFTLDVGVYGWLIGYQPRWLTIGLGGIEFLLLKWIAEWPYPFEIRLHTRQALVFYGIAWLLSWVTMQAIVPWLRPRWAEEGGELRGFLPRFNLGRGPGTGRLGYRRRLYLTALGMTFVTRLPWLAALALTPTGRHFTGLLVAEHWHLSALAAATAGAGGTTWSGLDDLIGAIAHLGRWPVLDLYLLSSVAATFTWFLCIQVAWPSQTGDRTRLGFATLIAVIAPPMTLLVLALAVWILVRVPVSIPAGVVVWQRLMWPVTILAVAVWGIAWARVPSASSAYVSEAQWQTLIWLQQSAPAEAVVAALPPLDRLIPALSGRQLTHMPGRADLFVVEGLACQANRPMFAHGEICVLGTYQVPVTNLKN, encoded by the coding sequence GTGAGCCGCGTTGCCATCGTGGGCGATGGTCCCGCTGCTTTGATCACGATGGGAATCTTGTGTCATTATGGTTTGCCGCCAGATGCAATTACTGTCTATGGTAACAGTCCATTTCCCCTGGCGACACTGACCCGCTTTGCTCGCGCGGTGGACCAGGTTCACATGCGGTCGGAGAGCAGCGGCCATCTGGCGCCGGTTGAACCACCAGGCTTGGCTCTGACCGATGCCTGGCAACGCAAGTCCCCCTGGCCGCTGCTGGCTTCTCTGTTCGACCGCTACACACCAACGCTGGACTTGTTGAATCAGCATGCAGCGACCCTGGCGGCTCGACTCGGTCTTGATGATCATCGAGTCGCAACTCGTGTGGCTGCGCTCTATCCAGGCGACGGATCTGACCAGGAGTTTGTTTTGGTTGACCGGTCCGGTGAGTGTGTGGGGCGAGCACGTCACGTCATCTTGGCCTTGGGAAACGCCGGCCTCGCCTGGCCGGCGTGGGCGGCTGCCTGGCGTGGTCATCAGGCTGTCACCCATGCTTATGAGGGAGCTACGTTTCAACCGGGTGAGAGGGTGGTGGTCATTGGCGGCGGCATGGCGGCAGCCCACCTCTGGGTCAAAGCATTACTGGCCGGAGCCAGGGTGACGTCCGTACTCCGCCGACCCCACCATCGTCAGCACTTGGTTGCGCCCCGCGACCTCCTCAGTGCAGTGGGTATCGAGGCTTACCAGCGCTTGTCGCCAGTGGAGCGCACGGCAGTCCTGACTGATCTGGGGCATGGCACTTTTCCCTGGCGTTGGGCCTGGGAGCGGCTATGGTGGCAGGCGCAGCGTCGGGGCCTGATGACCACTCGCCAGGATGAGGTTGTACGCCTGGAGGAAACTGGATCGAGACAATCTGGAGGCAGATTGAGGGTAGAACTGGCCGGAGGCGGGGCGTTGGAGGCTGACCGCCTGGTGTGCGCTACCGGATTCGTGGCCGATGCCGCTGCCCATCCCCTGGTGGCGGCGTTAGCAGCTTGTCAAGGGGTGCCAGTGGTGGACGGTCGTCTGTTAGTCAGTGACACGTTTCGCCTGGCGCAACTCAACCGTCCGGGACAGGCGTGTGGGGTAGTGGGCGTCCTGGCCCGCTGGGCTTTGCCTGTGGCCGGGTACATTTGCCGGTATGAAATACGTTGCGCGGCGTCTGGCGCCCCAAATTGGATTGGAAGGCTGAGCATGTACTTTTCTCTAAACGGCCGTTGGCACACCCGACTGCTCACCCTGGTGGGGCCCTTCTGTTTGACCTGGGGAATGGCCACCGCGCACGGTGATCGAGACTACTGGCTCTTGTTCGTCCTGATGGTGGTGCTTGGCTTCACTTTGGACGTGGGCGTGTACGGTTGGCTGATCGGCTACCAACCGCGCTGGCTGACAATTGGGTTGGGCGGCATCGAGTTCCTGTTGCTGAAGTGGATTGCTGAATGGCCCTATCCTTTCGAGATTCGCCTGCACACACGCCAGGCCCTGGTGTTCTACGGGATTGCATGGCTTCTGAGCTGGGTAACAATGCAGGCGATTGTTCCCTGGCTGCGCCCGCGCTGGGCAGAAGAGGGAGGTGAACTTCGTGGCTTTTTGCCGCGTTTCAACCTTGGGCGCGGCCCGGGTACCGGCCGCCTCGGATATCGGCGTCGGTTGTATCTCACCGCTTTGGGGATGACCTTTGTGACGCGGCTGCCGTGGCTGGCGGCGCTGGCTCTGACGCCGACTGGACGTCATTTTACCGGCCTGTTGGTGGCGGAGCATTGGCATCTGTCTGCCCTGGCTGCGGCCACGGCTGGCGCCGGCGGTACAACCTGGTCAGGTCTCGACGACCTGATCGGTGCAATAGCGCACCTGGGGCGTTGGCCTGTGCTTGATCTGTATCTGTTGTCATCGGTGGCTGCGACGTTTACCTGGTTTCTTTGCATCCAGGTCGCCTGGCCGTCTCAGACAGGTGACCGAACCAGGTTAGGGTTTGCGACCTTGATCGCGGTTATTGCGCCTCCCATGACGCTGCTCGTGTTGGCGTTAGCGGTTTGGATCCTGGTGCGGGTGCCGGTGTCAATTCCTGCCGGTGTAGTGGTTTGGCAACGTTTGATGTGGCCAGTCACAATTTTAGCGGTTGCCGTGTGGGGGATAGCATGGGCACGGGTACCCTCGGCCTCATCTGCCTACGTGAGCGAAGCCCAGTGGCAGACGTTGATTTGGCTACAACAGTCGGCGCCAGCAGAGGCGGTTGTAGCCGCGTTGCCTCCGCTGGACAGGCTAATCCCAGCATTGAGCGGCCGACAGCTTACCCACATGCCTGGCCGGGCCGATCTGTTCGTCGTAGAAGGACTCGCTTGTCAAGCGAATCGGCCGATGTTTGCCCACGGCGAAATATGTGTCTTGGGTACATACCAAGTACCAGTCACGAACTTGAAAAATTGA
- a CDS encoding DNA translocase FtsK, translating to MASSIPVLEARIAELNQEIEQSRQQARAIYEHGKRQAQQLGDYFNPQLQAHARRFEAALASLPLATVGGWREERWKTWDAATSLEASVIRVGSLTEQRTNGGLQLPAYAPFIGQNRMIIIRSKGRSVEKGAALLQALVTRTALMLPHKTRYTLLDPAGNGLAFPMRRYLPLVRENSGDVRRDLDEVTKDLQRIIEAYLDASVTSFELVPDEIRINERFQFVFAADFPNQYDRRAIEALQSVANTGTKAGIYTFIHFDEDIELPRDLSMDGFKNAFYIGADDEGTFTKLNLKLLVDAAPPPDRQGQVFQILSQAKPPERILDWDSLVGMEENSWWGESSTRIIEAPIGARTGNERLRVWFGVNQENKPCAHGMLGAMTGAGKSNLYHVLICGLAVRYSPQELRLYLIDGKDGVEFQPYRHLPHAEVVSLRSSSELSRSVLADLIAEKEYRNAIFARVGVNDFSSYRAKGQPEGNLPRILLLVDEYQELFEGDKDGIASNHLLQLSQQGRSAGIHMLLASQRFGAAGMLNQTGIFGNIHLLMAMQMKSADINALTEFGRRGKALIATCDLPGKAVVNDQGGDDEANRTGKVAYLNATRRDQVLQKLIEKAKNLSDDSLPRRVVFNGKAQPVLIENPYVTALLRYRTWPSASDLEAFAREEVETGGLGVIDWFAAEHPRVLWLGQQFNVRGQAMLILRRRVGEHALIVGSGNAARYGMLAAALTTLALNGSPAATRFMTLDRSIQGAQWSNVLRAVQESVLTPAGFDAQFSRSSADLEPWLDQLLTELERRRRLSEEQAAREPSLVVTLTELDTIEPMRRKSDAYGGLADSPLGEKLKRLYLEGAPLGIHLLLSFSGVRPLTNVIDERRGLVHFRHRVALQMSEDESHAFVRSRKASQLQIEGPSPVCALYLDTESDQAIRFKPYSSDPATQAAGESLFDQLAALGRELTPRR from the coding sequence ATGGCATCATCTATCCCTGTACTTGAGGCTCGCATTGCCGAGCTGAACCAGGAAATCGAGCAGAGTCGTCAGCAGGCGCGGGCGATTTATGAGCATGGCAAACGCCAGGCGCAGCAATTGGGCGATTATTTCAATCCGCAGCTCCAGGCGCATGCCCGGCGCTTCGAGGCGGCGCTGGCCAGCCTGCCGTTGGCAACCGTAGGCGGTTGGCGCGAGGAGCGCTGGAAGACCTGGGATGCCGCGACATCCCTCGAAGCGTCCGTGATCCGCGTGGGCAGCCTGACCGAGCAGCGCACGAACGGCGGTCTGCAACTGCCGGCCTATGCGCCGTTCATTGGGCAAAATCGCATGATTATCATCAGGAGCAAGGGGCGCAGCGTGGAAAAGGGCGCGGCCCTGCTGCAGGCGCTGGTGACGCGCACCGCGCTGATGCTGCCCCACAAGACGCGCTATACGCTGCTCGATCCAGCCGGCAACGGCCTGGCTTTTCCCATGCGCCGCTATCTGCCGTTGGTGCGCGAGAATTCGGGCGATGTGCGACGCGATCTGGATGAGGTGACGAAGGATCTGCAGCGCATCATCGAGGCTTATCTCGATGCCTCGGTGACGTCGTTCGAACTGGTGCCTGACGAGATTCGCATCAATGAACGCTTCCAGTTCGTTTTTGCCGCGGACTTCCCCAATCAATACGATCGCCGCGCGATCGAGGCCCTGCAGAGTGTGGCCAATACCGGCACCAAAGCCGGTATCTACACCTTTATCCACTTCGACGAGGATATCGAACTGCCACGTGATCTGAGTATGGACGGCTTCAAGAATGCGTTTTATATTGGCGCCGATGACGAAGGCACGTTCACGAAGCTCAATCTGAAACTGCTGGTAGATGCTGCGCCGCCGCCCGATCGGCAGGGGCAGGTCTTCCAGATTCTCAGCCAGGCCAAACCGCCGGAGCGCATCCTGGACTGGGACAGCCTGGTGGGCATGGAAGAAAACTCCTGGTGGGGCGAGAGCAGTACGCGCATCATCGAGGCGCCGATCGGCGCACGCACCGGCAATGAACGGCTGCGCGTTTGGTTTGGCGTCAACCAGGAGAACAAACCCTGCGCACACGGCATGTTGGGCGCGATGACCGGCGCCGGTAAGTCGAACCTGTATCATGTCCTGATCTGCGGCCTGGCCGTGCGCTATAGCCCGCAGGAGCTGCGCCTTTATTTGATTGATGGCAAGGACGGCGTGGAGTTTCAACCCTATCGCCATCTGCCGCACGCCGAGGTGGTCTCCTTGCGTTCGTCATCCGAGCTGTCACGCAGCGTGCTGGCCGATCTGATCGCGGAAAAGGAGTATCGCAACGCGATTTTTGCCCGCGTGGGAGTCAACGACTTCAGCAGCTACCGGGCCAAAGGCCAGCCGGAAGGGAATCTGCCGCGCATCTTGTTGCTGGTGGATGAATACCAGGAATTGTTCGAAGGAGACAAGGACGGAATCGCCTCGAACCACCTCCTGCAGTTGTCGCAGCAAGGGCGCAGCGCGGGGATTCACATGCTGCTCGCCTCGCAGCGCTTTGGCGCCGCCGGCATGTTGAACCAGACCGGCATCTTCGGCAATATCCATCTGCTGATGGCGATGCAAATGAAGTCGGCCGACATCAACGCGTTGACTGAATTCGGACGCCGCGGCAAAGCGCTGATTGCCACCTGCGACCTGCCAGGCAAGGCCGTGGTCAATGACCAGGGCGGCGACGATGAGGCCAACCGTACGGGCAAGGTGGCTTATCTCAATGCGACGCGCCGCGACCAGGTTCTGCAGAAGCTGATCGAAAAAGCGAAGAACTTGTCCGATGACAGCCTGCCGCGACGGGTGGTGTTCAACGGCAAGGCGCAGCCGGTGCTGATCGAAAACCCGTATGTGACGGCGCTCTTGCGCTATCGCACCTGGCCATCGGCCAGCGATCTGGAGGCTTTTGCCCGTGAAGAGGTGGAAACAGGCGGCCTGGGCGTCATTGACTGGTTTGCCGCCGAACACCCGCGGGTGCTGTGGTTGGGTCAGCAGTTCAACGTGCGCGGTCAGGCCATGCTGATTCTGCGGCGACGGGTGGGTGAACATGCGTTGATCGTCGGCAGCGGCAATGCCGCGCGGTATGGCATGTTGGCGGCCGCGCTGACCACGCTGGCCTTGAATGGCTCTCCTGCCGCCACCCGGTTCATGACGCTCGATCGCAGCATCCAGGGCGCGCAGTGGAGCAACGTTCTGCGGGCCGTGCAGGAGAGCGTGCTGACTCCAGCCGGCTTCGATGCCCAGTTCAGCCGCAGCAGCGCGGACCTGGAACCCTGGCTCGATCAGTTGTTGACAGAACTCGAACGCCGGCGCCGTCTGAGTGAAGAACAGGCCGCGCGCGAGCCTTCTCTCGTGGTCACGTTGACCGAACTCGACACGATCGAGCCGATGCGACGCAAGAGTGACGCCTATGGCGGCCTGGCCGATTCACCGCTCGGTGAGAAGCTCAAGCGCCTGTACCTGGAGGGCGCGCCGTTGGGCATTCATTTGCTCCTCAGTTTCTCTGGGGTGCGGCCGCTCACCAATGTGATTGACGAACGCCGTGGTCTCGTCCATTTCCGCCATCGCGTTGCCTTGCAGATGTCGGAGGACGAATCGCATGCGTTCGTGCGCAGCCGCAAGGCATCGCAACTGCAGATCGAAGGTCCAAGCCCGGTTTGCGCGTTGTACCTGGACACGGAGAGCGACCAGGCGATCCGTTTCAAACCCTATTCGAGCGATCCGGCCACCCAGGCGGCTGGCGAATCATTGTTCGATCAACTGGCGGCGCTTGGTCGCGAGTTGACGCCGCGGCGCTGA
- a CDS encoding ATP-dependent Clp protease ATP-binding subunit: MPESGSGALPLAEGAQRLVEGALQQQTKNKHAQLGVNHWLLVLMERHGAMAEALAKGFIASALEKYLADQLLTGRTGEVLSQEMVVERAAQQAVARGKSRIAERDLAVTILAAADYMLVGDGALPVAPGPDTMSALPSIGSEGELSSPVPQFKYEPRLSQRTPLLEQFGRDVTRQAAEGRLSQIIGRETEVQLMTETLCRRTKRNPLLVGPAGVGKTAVVEGLAQRIVRGGVPDALLGARLIALQPSTLIVGGHMVGDLEKRMQALLHEASQDGVILFIDEVHTLIGAGGMPSLNDLASLLKPALARGEIACIAATTDDEYRRFIEPDAALERRFQPIRVQELTASQTLAVLVSLRNELMQSHHVQVGDGVLPWLVDFAQHYLRNRHFPDKGIDLLEQTVAYSLTQGKQVVEVADARAVAERLIGMPPEASAGLNSLRQQLTARTRLDDQSVDRLVGRLEVTARGLDLRPTRPNAIVLLAGDAVHAAADVATVVAETLFGSAERVLPLDFSRFVHPADVTMLIGAPPGYVGYADSLLLDRLSQTPWCVVLCQHVHACHPTIRDVWTQALSDGFLTNSRGKRSYLSDTITILTVDVPLLTVQPLGFHASAQAPVAAELRNLESILGPELLAQVDVVITQLQQQPLTGRSWLRHNLLADITARFSKLGLDLQWDDSLLDWLMTYQRTISNQRDWERLLDEQVAPALIRYLPSVPGKEATSLRVAYHESVVHVETL, from the coding sequence ATGCCCGAGTCGGGGTCAGGTGCTCTACCGCTGGCCGAAGGGGCGCAGCGCCTGGTAGAGGGCGCCTTGCAGCAGCAGACGAAAAACAAGCATGCACAGCTTGGCGTCAATCACTGGCTGTTGGTGCTGATGGAGCGCCACGGCGCGATGGCTGAGGCCCTGGCCAAGGGCTTTATCGCCTCTGCCCTGGAAAAGTATCTTGCGGACCAGTTGCTCACAGGACGCACCGGGGAAGTGCTTAGCCAGGAGATGGTTGTCGAGCGGGCAGCCCAACAGGCCGTCGCCCGCGGCAAGAGCCGTATTGCCGAACGGGATTTGGCGGTTACGATTCTAGCCGCGGCCGACTACATGTTGGTGGGCGATGGTGCGCTGCCAGTTGCACCAGGGCCGGATACGATGTCCGCATTACCATCTATCGGCTCTGAAGGCGAACTATCATCGCCCGTCCCTCAATTCAAGTACGAGCCGCGTCTGAGTCAACGCACGCCCCTCCTCGAGCAATTTGGACGCGATGTCACTCGCCAGGCGGCAGAAGGGCGGCTCAGCCAGATCATCGGACGCGAGACCGAAGTCCAATTGATGACCGAAACCCTGTGCCGGCGCACCAAGCGTAATCCTTTGCTGGTCGGCCCAGCCGGCGTTGGCAAGACGGCCGTGGTGGAAGGCCTCGCACAGCGGATCGTGCGTGGCGGCGTGCCTGACGCCTTGCTCGGTGCTCGTTTGATCGCGCTGCAGCCCTCGACCCTCATTGTGGGCGGGCACATGGTGGGTGACTTGGAAAAACGTATGCAGGCGCTTCTGCATGAGGCAAGCCAGGATGGCGTCATTCTCTTCATTGATGAGGTCCATACCCTCATTGGCGCCGGCGGCATGCCGAGCCTCAATGACCTTGCCAGTCTGCTCAAACCGGCCCTGGCGCGCGGCGAGATCGCCTGTATTGCGGCCACGACCGATGACGAGTACCGGCGCTTCATCGAACCAGACGCGGCGCTGGAGCGGCGCTTTCAACCGATTCGTGTCCAGGAACTGACGGCATCCCAGACACTGGCGGTGCTGGTCAGTTTACGCAACGAGTTGATGCAGTCACATCATGTCCAGGTTGGCGACGGCGTCTTGCCCTGGTTGGTGGATTTCGCGCAACACTACCTGCGCAACCGCCACTTTCCTGACAAGGGAATTGACCTGCTGGAACAAACGGTGGCCTACAGTCTCACCCAAGGCAAACAAGTTGTAGAAGTCGCTGACGCCCGTGCGGTGGCCGAGCGCCTCATCGGCATGCCGCCAGAGGCCAGCGCCGGACTGAATAGTCTGCGCCAGCAGTTGACCGCCCGCACCCGCCTGGATGACCAAAGTGTTGACCGGCTTGTGGGTCGCCTGGAAGTTACAGCACGCGGTCTCGATTTGCGCCCCACACGCCCCAACGCTATTGTGTTATTGGCTGGTGACGCGGTCCACGCGGCAGCCGATGTGGCAACCGTCGTGGCTGAGACCTTGTTTGGATCGGCCGAGCGCGTGCTGCCGCTTGATTTCAGCCGCTTCGTGCATCCGGCCGATGTGACGATGCTGATTGGAGCACCGCCGGGCTATGTCGGTTATGCCGACTCATTGCTCCTCGATCGTCTGTCCCAAACCCCCTGGTGCGTTGTGCTGTGCCAGCATGTCCATGCCTGCCACCCGACCATTCGTGATGTGTGGACGCAAGCGCTGAGCGATGGTTTCCTGACGAACAGTCGCGGTAAGCGCAGCTACTTGAGTGACACGATTACGATTCTCACCGTTGATGTGCCATTGCTGACTGTGCAGCCGCTTGGATTCCACGCATCGGCCCAAGCACCCGTCGCGGCAGAATTGCGAAATCTGGAGTCCATTCTGGGGCCCGAGTTATTGGCGCAAGTGGATGTTGTGATCACCCAATTACAGCAGCAACCGTTGACCGGACGCTCCTGGCTTCGACACAACCTCTTGGCCGATATCACGGCGCGCTTTTCCAAGCTGGGCCTTGATCTGCAATGGGACGACAGCTTGCTTGATTGGCTGATGACCTACCAACGAACCATCAGCAATCAGCGCGATTGGGAGCGTCTGCTGGATGAACAAGTGGCGCCAGCATTGATTCGTTACTTGCCATCAGTGCCCGGAAAGGAGGCAACTTCGTTACGTGTAGCTTATCACGAGAGTGTGGTTCATGTCGAGACGCTATAG
- a CDS encoding YbjN domain-containing protein, which yields MEFRSAAQKACYEKIVPWMKELFGEFVMLRTDAPAMAVVIGSAVAQVGVIPWGNDDATINTRAYVVTGAEATSELMHFLLRETDNMRFGGFGLDSDDDVFFEHAIVGSTCDKPELKASVMAVVVTADQYDDKIIARWGGQRALDRMS from the coding sequence ATGGAATTTCGCTCGGCCGCGCAAAAGGCCTGTTACGAGAAGATCGTACCGTGGATGAAGGAACTGTTCGGTGAATTCGTCATGCTGCGCACTGACGCGCCGGCCATGGCGGTTGTGATTGGTTCTGCCGTTGCCCAGGTTGGAGTCATTCCCTGGGGTAACGACGACGCCACCATCAATACGCGCGCCTATGTGGTGACGGGTGCGGAGGCGACATCGGAGCTGATGCACTTCTTACTCCGGGAGACCGACAACATGCGCTTTGGCGGGTTTGGCCTGGACAGCGATGACGATGTATTCTTCGAGCACGCCATCGTTGGTTCTACCTGCGACAAGCCTGAATTGAAAGCATCGGTCATGGCGGTGGTTGTCACTGCCGATCAGTATGATGATAAAATCATAGCACGTTGGGGTGGACAACGTGCGTTGGATCGAATGAGCTAA